From the Gramella sp. Hel_I_59 genome, one window contains:
- a CDS encoding autotransporter outer membrane beta-barrel domain-containing protein, whose product MKKIIFAITCLVAANFAQAQSTEKNNEIKLNIANTIAIASVEFGYERFLDDHQSIEGMILINDRINYHSESGSRKFETNSFKVGYNYYFGEEYAASGLYVNPFLKYRSGEFSEAAPDAEFNGDLITDMNSFIIGLGGGYKWNFNDTFVIGPFVNIGRNFSDEVKDRFSAIEFNAGLNIGYRF is encoded by the coding sequence ATGAAAAAAATAATTTTTGCCATTACTTGCCTGGTCGCTGCCAATTTTGCCCAGGCACAGAGCACAGAAAAGAATAACGAGATCAAACTGAATATTGCCAATACCATAGCAATCGCTTCTGTTGAATTTGGATATGAAAGATTCCTGGATGATCATCAATCTATTGAAGGAATGATCCTGATCAATGATCGTATCAATTATCATTCTGAAAGTGGTTCCAGGAAATTTGAAACCAATAGTTTTAAAGTTGGTTATAACTACTATTTCGGAGAAGAATACGCTGCATCAGGTTTGTATGTAAATCCATTCCTGAAGTACAGAAGCGGTGAATTTAGCGAAGCTGCCCCAGATGCAGAATTTAATGGTGACCTAATCACAGATATGAATTCCTTTATCATTGGACTTGGTGGAGGTTACAAATGGAATTTCAACGATACTTTCGTGATAGGACCATTCGTTAATATCGGAAGAAATTTTAGCGATGAAGTAAAAGACAGATTTTCTGCTATCGAGTTCAATGCAGGTTTAAACATTGGGTATAGATTTTAA
- a CDS encoding isoaspartyl peptidase/L-asparaginase has translation MKKLLLLFSFVTLLSCDQNSENKSEVSTSAEETKTATDTTQNFGIVIHGGAGTILKENMSDSLEKAYKDKMEEAIRTGHEILANGGTAVEAVQRTINIMEDSPLFNSAKGAVFTNDGINELDASIMEGKNLNAGAVAGVTNVKNPINLAFEVMENSEHVLLSGKGAENFAKERGLEIVDPEYFYTENRFKAMERARDREDNKTAFYDPFVKDEKFGTVGCAALDKDGNLAAGTSTGGMSNKKYNRIGDSPIIGAGTYANNATCAISSTGWGEFFIRGVVAYDISAMMEYKGMSLQEAASEVIQKKQPALGGNGGIIAIDHKGNVAMEFNTEGMYRASMNATGDLQLGIYKENSTE, from the coding sequence ATGAAAAAACTACTACTCCTATTCAGTTTTGTCACTTTACTTTCCTGTGATCAGAATTCAGAAAATAAATCAGAAGTTTCTACTTCAGCAGAAGAAACTAAAACTGCCACCGATACAACTCAAAATTTTGGAATTGTGATCCATGGTGGTGCTGGTACGATCCTCAAGGAAAATATGAGTGATAGTCTGGAAAAGGCCTACAAGGATAAGATGGAAGAGGCGATAAGAACGGGTCACGAAATTCTGGCTAATGGAGGAACGGCTGTGGAAGCTGTGCAACGAACCATTAATATTATGGAAGACAGTCCGCTATTCAATTCGGCAAAAGGTGCAGTCTTTACCAACGATGGAATAAATGAACTTGATGCCTCGATTATGGAAGGAAAAAATCTAAATGCCGGCGCGGTTGCCGGGGTTACGAATGTCAAAAATCCTATCAACCTGGCTTTTGAAGTTATGGAAAATTCGGAACATGTATTGTTATCTGGAAAAGGGGCTGAAAATTTCGCTAAAGAAAGAGGACTCGAAATTGTTGACCCGGAATATTTTTATACTGAAAACAGGTTCAAAGCAATGGAAAGAGCCAGAGACCGGGAGGATAACAAGACTGCTTTTTACGACCCTTTCGTTAAGGATGAAAAGTTTGGAACTGTAGGTTGTGCTGCACTGGATAAAGATGGAAATCTTGCAGCTGGTACTTCAACGGGAGGGATGTCTAACAAAAAATATAACCGGATTGGGGATTCTCCAATTATTGGAGCCGGAACCTATGCGAACAACGCCACCTGCGCAATTTCGAGTACCGGCTGGGGTGAGTTCTTTATTCGCGGAGTTGTAGCCTATGATATTTCAGCAATGATGGAATATAAGGGTATGAGTCTGCAGGAAGCTGCGAGTGAGGTAATTCAGAAAAAACAACCGGCTTTGGGCGGTAATGGTGGAATCATTGCTATTGATCATAAAGGAAATGTGGCGATGGAATTTAATACTGAAGGAATGTACCGTGCGAGTATGAATGCAACAGGTGATCTGCAACTGGGTATCTACAAGGAGAATAGTACCGAATAA
- a CDS encoding phospholipase A — translation MMSFTKKIGLLSLLVLMFCDSSNVNAQRMSREEVNDTIKNMPSFSSYHDNYLISGIPTNKSANKMNSDIKYQISFKQLISRATLPLNSYLFVSYTQKAFWNIYDKSSPFEEINFNPAVGVGKPIFDKSNRIIALAELQLEHESNGRDSLASRSWNRVSGMFHTPLGRRTMLSAKAWVPFAYTENHPDLLDFVGLAEVKVQQTFFRDLLIGEVTVRKGLKDWKGSVGTKVYYKLFNNSGNQYLMLEWFAGYAESLIDYDKYTSMVRIGYVIKSTDLNILRTR, via the coding sequence ATGATGTCATTTACAAAAAAGATTGGCCTCCTAAGCCTTCTCGTTCTTATGTTTTGCGATTCTTCAAATGTCAACGCGCAACGAATGTCTCGTGAGGAAGTTAACGACACCATCAAAAACATGCCTTCCTTTAGTAGTTATCACGATAATTACTTGATAAGTGGAATCCCCACGAACAAGTCGGCAAACAAGATGAATTCTGATATCAAATATCAGATCAGTTTTAAGCAGCTCATTTCCCGCGCGACACTTCCGCTTAACAGCTATTTGTTTGTGAGCTATACACAAAAAGCTTTCTGGAATATCTATGACAAATCCAGCCCTTTTGAAGAGATCAACTTTAATCCCGCCGTTGGAGTGGGAAAGCCAATATTCGACAAATCCAATAGAATCATTGCCCTGGCAGAACTGCAGCTGGAACATGAATCCAATGGAAGAGACAGTCTGGCTAGCAGAAGCTGGAACAGAGTTTCCGGAATGTTTCATACTCCGCTAGGAAGGCGGACCATGTTAAGTGCGAAAGCATGGGTTCCTTTTGCTTATACTGAAAATCATCCTGATCTCCTGGATTTCGTTGGTTTAGCTGAAGTCAAGGTACAACAGACTTTTTTCAGAGATCTATTGATTGGCGAGGTGACAGTTAGAAAAGGACTGAAGGATTGGAAAGGATCTGTAGGCACAAAGGTTTACTACAAATTATTCAATAATTCCGGAAACCAGTATTTAATGCTGGAGTGGTTCGCTGGTTACGCTGAAAGTCTTATCGATTACGATAAGTATACTAGCATGGTTAGAATTGGTTATGTTATTAAATCTACTGATCTCAATATTTTAAGAACAAGATAA
- a CDS encoding YkvA family protein: MSEFSKEQAEKEHQKRTEDFSKDDVGKVIDEEEKILNKFETKGKLKRYLDDAMILFSLVKDYAKGDYREIPFNIIAAAGAALLYVLSPIDLIPDFIPVLGYLDDAAVIAFCLNLMEKDLATYKVWKQNFKQLS; this comes from the coding sequence ATGAGCGAATTTTCAAAAGAACAGGCTGAAAAGGAACATCAGAAAAGAACTGAAGACTTTTCTAAGGATGATGTAGGAAAGGTGATTGATGAAGAGGAAAAAATTCTCAATAAGTTCGAAACTAAAGGAAAATTGAAGCGTTATTTGGATGACGCGATGATCCTTTTTTCCCTGGTTAAGGATTATGCGAAAGGGGATTACAGGGAGATTCCATTTAATATCATAGCAGCGGCCGGAGCGGCACTTTTATATGTGTTGTCACCTATAGACCTTATTCCGGATTTTATACCGGTACTAGGCTATTTAGATGATGCCGCAGTAATCGCTTTCTGTCTTAATTTAATGGAGAAAGATCTGGCAACTTATAAGGTTTGGAAACAAAACTTTAAACAACTTAGCTAA
- a CDS encoding aldehyde dehydrogenase family protein, with protein sequence MSKIAEEFGIKQALKDLGLNDVNNGTSTGKDWFSNGDIIESYSPVDGELIGKVKATTSEDYEKTVSTAAKGFKEWRTWPAPQRGEVVRQFNDELRRLKEPLGKLVSYEMGKSYQEGLGEVQEMIDICDFAVGLSRQLHGLTMHSERPGHRMYEQYHPLGVVGIISAFNFPVAVWSWNTALAWVCGDACIWKGSEKTPLTSVACQNIAAKVFAENNVPEGISCLITGDYKVGEMMTKDERVPLISATGSTRMGKIVAKEVAGRLGKTLLELGGNNAIIVTPDADIKNTVIGAVFGAVGTCGQRCTSTRRLIIHEDVYDKVKDAIVSAYKQIRIGNPLDENNHVGPLIDKDAVKNYQHALKKVVEEGGTILVEGGVLQGEGYESGCYVKPAIAEAKNDFEIVQHETFAPVLYIMKYSGDVNDALELQNGVRQGLSSAIMTNNLREAERFLSTEGSDCGIANVNIGTSGAEIGGAFGGEKDTGGGRESGSDAWKVYMRRQTNTINYTTELPLAQGIKFDL encoded by the coding sequence ATGAGCAAAATCGCTGAAGAATTCGGGATTAAACAAGCCCTGAAAGATTTAGGTTTAAACGACGTAAATAACGGAACATCTACCGGTAAAGACTGGTTTAGTAATGGAGATATCATTGAATCATATTCACCTGTTGATGGTGAACTCATTGGGAAAGTGAAAGCAACCACCAGTGAGGATTATGAAAAGACAGTTTCAACAGCTGCTAAGGGATTCAAGGAATGGAGAACATGGCCAGCACCACAGCGTGGGGAAGTTGTACGCCAGTTTAATGATGAACTTAGAAGATTAAAAGAACCATTAGGGAAACTCGTTTCTTATGAAATGGGAAAATCCTACCAGGAAGGTCTGGGTGAGGTTCAGGAAATGATCGATATCTGCGATTTTGCAGTGGGACTTTCAAGACAGTTACATGGTTTGACCATGCATAGTGAACGCCCTGGGCATCGTATGTACGAACAATACCATCCTCTTGGAGTTGTCGGGATTATTTCAGCTTTCAATTTTCCGGTAGCAGTTTGGTCATGGAACACAGCTCTGGCCTGGGTTTGTGGCGATGCCTGTATCTGGAAAGGTTCAGAAAAAACACCGTTGACCTCAGTAGCCTGTCAGAACATTGCTGCCAAAGTATTTGCTGAAAATAATGTGCCTGAAGGTATTTCCTGTTTAATCACCGGTGATTATAAAGTCGGAGAGATGATGACTAAGGATGAGCGTGTACCATTAATTTCGGCTACGGGTTCTACCAGAATGGGAAAAATTGTAGCTAAGGAAGTAGCTGGAAGACTAGGAAAAACATTGCTCGAACTTGGTGGTAACAATGCCATCATTGTAACACCAGATGCAGATATTAAAAATACGGTAATTGGAGCTGTTTTTGGAGCAGTTGGAACTTGTGGACAGCGTTGTACTTCCACCAGAAGATTAATCATTCACGAAGATGTTTATGATAAAGTGAAGGATGCTATCGTAAGCGCTTACAAGCAGATCAGGATAGGGAATCCACTTGATGAGAATAATCACGTTGGACCGCTTATTGACAAGGATGCCGTAAAGAATTACCAGCATGCTTTGAAAAAAGTGGTGGAAGAAGGAGGAACTATTTTAGTTGAAGGTGGTGTACTCCAAGGTGAAGGTTACGAAAGCGGTTGTTATGTGAAACCTGCAATTGCCGAAGCTAAGAATGATTTTGAGATCGTACAGCATGAAACCTTTGCACCGGTATTATACATTATGAAATATTCCGGAGATGTAAACGATGCGCTGGAATTACAAAATGGAGTAAGACAGGGGCTTTCCTCAGCGATCATGACAAACAATTTGAGAGAAGCTGAACGTTTTCTTTCTACAGAAGGATCAGATTGTGGAATTGCCAATGTAAATATTGGAACTTCGGGTGCTGAAATTGGTGGAGCATTTGGAGGAGAGAAAGACACAGGTGGTGGTCGCGAATCAGGTTCAGATGCATGGAAAGTATACATGCGAAGACAAACGAATACGATCAATTACACTACTGAACTGCCATTGGCTCAGGGAATAAAATTTGATTTGTAA
- a CDS encoding ArsR family transcriptional regulator, producing the protein MDCCSPEKRKLIEEIGVHFEKIHNLAPLSARIYIIMILSPNDGHTFDEIIEITQASKSSVSTQLNLLLQTKKVEYFTKSGDRKRYFRASRTYLKNTLNDEMNRTKEEIRVVDKIHEFNSTYNKEKFKKSGGVGRLYMDHLKMQKENLERTIEQMNQELEN; encoded by the coding sequence ATGGATTGTTGTTCACCAGAGAAACGAAAACTAATCGAAGAGATTGGGGTTCATTTTGAGAAAATACATAATCTCGCTCCATTATCGGCGAGGATCTATATCATCATGATCCTATCTCCTAATGACGGACATACATTTGATGAGATCATCGAGATCACCCAGGCGAGTAAAAGTTCTGTCTCTACACAACTTAACCTACTGCTACAAACCAAAAAAGTAGAATACTTCACAAAATCCGGGGATAGAAAGCGCTATTTCAGGGCAAGCAGAACCTATCTTAAAAATACCCTCAACGACGAAATGAACAGGACGAAAGAAGAGATCAGGGTCGTTGATAAAATTCATGAGTTCAATTCAACCTACAATAAAGAGAAGTTTAAGAAATCTGGCGGTGTAGGTCGTTTATATATGGATCATTTGAAAATGCAAAAAGAAAACCTGGAACGTACGATCGAACAAATGAACCAGGAACTGGAAAATTAA
- a CDS encoding 3-hydroxyanthranilate 3,4-dioxygenase, producing MPVEGPFNLNKWIEQNREHLKPPVGNKNLYRESGDYIVMIVAGPNARKDYHYNETEELFYQLEGEIEVHIQDNGEKRTMKLGPGDMYLHPGKVPHSPERKEGSIGLVVERKRLNEAGEDGLLWFCDNCNHKLYEVYFPLHDIETDFLRHFKHFYNSEELRTCENCGEVMPADERFTAPEE from the coding sequence ATGCCTGTAGAAGGACCTTTTAACCTGAATAAGTGGATTGAGCAAAATCGCGAACACTTAAAACCTCCCGTAGGAAATAAAAATTTATATAGAGAATCTGGCGATTATATTGTTATGATCGTTGCCGGGCCTAACGCCAGGAAAGATTATCATTATAATGAAACAGAAGAATTGTTCTACCAGCTTGAAGGAGAGATCGAGGTTCATATACAGGATAATGGTGAGAAACGAACCATGAAACTGGGACCCGGCGATATGTATCTTCATCCTGGTAAAGTGCCACATTCACCCGAAAGAAAAGAAGGTTCCATTGGCCTGGTGGTAGAACGAAAAAGACTTAATGAAGCAGGTGAGGACGGTTTACTCTGGTTTTGTGATAATTGCAATCACAAATTATACGAGGTTTACTTCCCTTTACACGATATTGAAACCGACTTTCTAAGACATTTTAAGCATTTTTATAATAGTGAGGAACTTCGCACTTGCGAAAATTGTGGTGAAGTAATGCCTGCCGATGAACGATTCACAGCTCCGGAGGAATAG